ttgaaaattaaaaaaaaaaaatatatttaaaggtaccaatagttttttttaaagaatatataaaaatgtaatttttggtGTTTTTGTTGTTGTCGTGTAAAAACTAACTAAAAGTAAAAGTAAGTAATAGAGTAGTGTAGTGTAGGTGGTGATATTGTTTGCGCCTTTGAGTAGTCCGGGGCGTGATCGGTGGTCTATGGTCTATGGTCTATTGTTCTAGGCTGTGAAGCGGTTCACGCCAAGACGAGGCGAGGCGAGGGGATGGTAACGGAATGGCGCGGCACCTTCGGTTCGGAGGGGGCGCCGGCTGCGGGGCTGCTGGGGGCTCCGTCCTCTCACCTACTCTGCCCTGTTGCGAATAAAAACGAACTATGGTCATGCTGCGTCAAGACTCCACTCCTCGCGGCCATCTAGTATTTACATTACTCGTACGACAGCGGTTAATCAATCAAACGTGTTAATGCTAAAGAGGGTAGTGTGTTTGTAGTGACTCTAgcaaatttacattaaaaaaacatgaatCTTAAACCGATGGGTGAATGGATCTAAGCAGCAAATAATTgcgaaaacaaatatatatatatatataaataaataaatatatgtaaaaaaaatattcgcatTCGAGATAAGGAAAGTGCCTTTTCGGTATTGCAGCACGTTttcatcatatattatatatatattgagataTCAATGTACAGGGGGGGGGGTGTAGTAATGTTACACACGATAGCACACATATTGAGTTACTTACGCTCCTTCACCAGCGATATGAGCGCCGGTGTCCATGGATAAGCATCCGGCACCACCACCGAAGCCATAGCCCTTGGGGCCATACTTGCGGGCGTGGCAATTCTTGCAGAAAAGCTCTCCTTCATGTTCAGTGCAGTTGGTGGAATCGAGCAATTTGCTGCACATTCCTGCACGAGCATCAAACAAAAATCAGACGTTACAAAACAATCataaaatttaagtttttaaatctaaatctgataaacaacaaaaatatctacagtccaataattattattacattgaaATGCTGATTGGATCATTTTCAGCTGAGatacgatatttaaaaaaaacaatattatttaaatttcaactgttcgtacaatatgtacaatattatattaaatttaagaaagCATTGAAACTACTATATcaaatttcatcaaatttattcaatgataaattctaaaagcaaattttaaccatagatgaaaaatatattttctttcagTTTTCAATCTCATAggaattcattgaaaaaaaacaatattatttaaagttttgctGTTCGTACAATatcttatattaaatttaagaaagTGTTGAAACTACtatatcaaatttcataaaatttattcaacgatACATTCTAAAAGCAAATTTTGACCATAGAgggaaaatatatttgttttcaatCTCATAGGAATCAAACGTGATTCTAGTTGGATTAAGTGTAAAATACTCACCACACttgaagcacattttgtggaatTTAAGTCCACCAGCCACACGTTCTTCAGCGGCATATACAGACTTGCTGCATTTGGGGCATTTTGGGTTTTCAATTGGTTTGAAAGgcatgtttgttttatttaattaggcctgaaaagaaaacaaaaacaaataaacctcaagaaaataatttataaaaacaatctAATAAACGCGTATAAAAGATCGTAAacgatttaaaaacaaaaaaaacgttGGTCGATAATTAGCGTGTTACGATTAAACAATTGAGTAGCTGTCAAAAAGCGATCGAGATCGTTGATCGATGGCGGCCATTTCGCGTCCGAGCTAAAGCCCGATGTaagtcttttaaatttataacaacAGCTTTATTTATTAGATAATCTATCATAATGCGTTTGACCGCTGTTGAATTGTACAAAACTCGTATTTAAATATGGCATTCGAAAAGTGACCGTTAAAGTTGACGACCGCCGACAAGTTTGCTGGCCCTTGCGGTGAAAGCTAATAAACAAGCTTTGATAGTTATTGTAATGGAATATTATTTGGCCAAGTATTTATAACTGAGGCGGGTGGCTATTCGTGTCCGAGCCGTATTTGGGCCGCCTATAGAGTTACGCGGGCCGCCTACGCCTCGTCTCACCCCCCCATCCGGTATCCCCACCCCTTTTCCCAGCTTCCGTACACATTCCCATCTGTGACATCGCAAacaaaaaataacgaaaaagcCGTCCAATTAATATATACGACGAGATCAACAGCCGTCTGAAAATTACGGCCAAAAGTGACGAAACTGAAAGGAACGCTCGCCAAGTGTTTCGTATAGCGGCGTCTCTTTCGCGCCCCAGAAAGCTTTTCGCCCGGCAAATTTTCGAAACGCATGTAAGCGCTTCGCCTTGCATCATTTTCTCCGTGCTCTACATTTATTGCGAATTTATTTATAGCCCCGGCGACACATTAAATTGCGCAACCGCGCACGAGAGCCGTTCAATCATATTGTGACACCATTTTGAATGAAACAatcgaatacaaaaaataaacgattttaacttttaaatcaaacaatagataaattttgatgtattttactCCTATCACTATTAGATTGATTTGAATAATACTGCGCGCGCATCTAATCAAAGGAACATCACTTGAAAATGTGTCAACCGTATCTAAACTCGCTAAATCCTAGCAACATTGAATCAAAGGATTGGGCGAATTTTTATATGGCACTTTTCACACTCGGATCGTACTGCAACCGTATATACGGCACTGATTTAAGTATGCAAAGTTAGCGCACTGATTTCACACAGTTGAGtcttagaagaagaagaagaagtagtAGTAGAAGTAgtggtagtagtagtagtagtagtgggTCACTAGTTATCGCCGCACAAACTGAAGGCAAAATGCACCGAGGCACAATCACTGGCGTCCGAATCACTGAGTGGGGGTGGTTAgggtggtgggtgggtgggtgggtgggtgggaccGACCTGGTCGTTTGTCGATAGTTAGATGCACGTGTTGGGTTGTGCTGGCGCGTTCGAATGCAGCGCGCGTTCGAGTGTGCGCGCCGGCCGGTGAGAGCCGCTAGTCATGGCGGTCGCTGCACACGGCCCGCTCACCCCGAAGCCCCAGGGGAGGGGAGACGCCCCTGCACCTGTCGTTTCGCCCCCCTGGCCCCTACCCTCCCACACCTCCCCCTCCGTCCACCCGCCGCTGCATGCAACTATGCCGCCTTCGATCTCTTCCAGAAGCGCCGACCGCTTGGCCCGTCTCAGCTAGGACTTTCATCACACCAAACGGTACCCAGTACTTACTATGATGAGGGTCCTGTTCCTTCGATCCTCAGTGCATACTCTGCTTATCACAACGAATGAAAACAACTGCTCTAACGTTTCCTCGAATTGAAGATAAACAAAGGAAAAGCGACCAATGTAGGGCAACAACAaagagattttttatttttaggtttgtgactccaggtcgatttttcttatcagagtttgccaatttttctgattttcattgaaaagcttccggtaaaattggcatctccttcccTAGCTCTCTTGCCAATctaaagttattcagcgtcttgaggtttcccaatttgattataaaagactgcaaaaatttctccatagatacatatgtcattgtggatgtttgtataaaatgcttatgcatattgattgtattgtatctgtttaattGCACTTGTCGCTTCGGTGCGATTTGtgaaggcgagtgttcatgttctatgaaataaaataaaataaaaataactaatgataaaaaaatgcaaataaaattatttaaaaacagaatTACACTATAAtcacaaaaaattcaatattcattgaTATGTCtaagtattttattaatgtgatcattcaaaaatgtttaaaagaaaccaatgaatttcatacaacggtattctaataatataaactactagctgtattacccggcttcgctcagtgtttataatataaaccgcttaaacatgaataagctaatagtaaacatttaattaaaaaaaaaaaaatttaaaaaaaattttaaaaatttaaaaaaaaaatcaaaaaaaaaataaaaaaaaaaatcaaaaaaaataaataaaaaaaaaatcaaaaaaaattaaaaaaaatttttttttttgccttctagggcttcgccctcggcgccccccggagcctttgccttctagggcttcgcccctccacgcccccatgagcaattgccgtttagggcttcgccccccttagctgatgccttttagggcttcgcccctccgcgcccccatgattaaatgccgtctagggcttcgcccccatgatcagttgccttttagggcttcgcccctccacgcccccaagattaattgccgtttagggcttcgccccccctagttaatgccttttagggcttcgcccctccgtcaccccatgattaaatgccgtctaaggcttcgcccccatgatcagttaccttttagggcttcgcccctccgcgcccccatgattaattgccgtttagggctttgccccccttagttaatgccttttagggcttcgcccctccgcaaccccatgattaaatgccgtctaaggcttcgcccccgtgatcagttgccttttagggcttcgcccctccgcgcccccatgattaattgccgtctagggcttcgccccccttagttagtgcctattagggcttcgcccctccgcgcccccatgattgaatgccgtctagggcttcgccccccttagttaatgccttttagggcttcgcccctccgcgtccccatgattaattgccgtctaggacTTCGCCCcacttagttaatgccttttagggcttcgcccccatgatcagttgccgtttatggcttcgcctcataaggctgcgccccatttggggccccatggggctgtgccccatgaggctgcgctcccttcggggccccatggggctgtgcccccttcggggcctcatggggttgcgccccctttggggccccatggggctgcgccccatgaggctgcgtccCCCTgagcccccttcggggccccatgcggctgagctccataaggcggcgccccataaggcggcgccccatggggctgcgccccataaagctgcgccctatttggggccccatggggctgcgcccccctgcgcccccttcggggccccatgcggctgcgcccgataaggctgcgcccccctgcgcccccttcggggcctcatggggttgcgccccctttggggccccatgaggctgcgcccccttcggggccccatgcggctgagctccataaggcggcgccccataaggctgcgccccataaagctgcggcCCATTTGTGGCCCCatgggggctgcgccccctttggggccccattgggctgcgccccatgaggctacgCCCCCTTTGGGGCACCGTAGGGCTGCGGcctcttcggggccccacggggctgcgccccttgtggcgcccctggcggggccccatgaaactactcgccttgcgcccccgcgggggtgaatccattgaatcgaaaaaaacaaatcggcgcctatggatcgaaaaaaaaaaatcgaatcatatgttcgatgacgtcaccgatctacggacgacgacgacgaaggatacatacaaagtctctttccaaattatagattagaagatAGAAGAAGATTGAAACAATAAAATGATCAATCAAAAGAACTGCATAcactccatatacatatgtacataaatcaaattttctatttaatccTAGTACGGATACTACAATTTTCCAGCACAAACACGGATACGTTGGGTTCTTTGGACCCTTGTTTATATTGACCtgctttttaaatgttatattgtttcatcatcatcatctacagccgctcaccatccactgctgaatgaaggcctctccaacatgcttccactcgtctctgttttgcgcatctCCCATCTTACCTGTGGTCTTCCCTTTACTCTTTTGCATTATTTTGGGTACCATCGTAGTatttccacctttcgtccattctaccagccacgtggcccgccaattgccatttcaatctcttcactctatacactatatccactactcttgtcatacttttcacccacgtattccatttcctatctttccttgttatgccaagaatacagcgttccatacttctttgagtgcattggactttatgtagaatcttggcgttcaatgtctaagtttcgcatccatatgtcatcactggcaaaatgcattgatcgaaaatctttttcttcagacagagtggcatttttgatttaaaacaacattcattcgtccaaatgcacctCATTCtagtttcatacgtctctttatttcctcttctttacTATCAgactaaataaaatacattttaaattaaaaataataaatagcacttaaaaatatgtatgtatgtacatatgttagttgACTTATGTAGTAGACACGGATatcattttgattaaaaataaaaataatttgtttatattaattatattaatgtcTTACGTTAGAACTGTGATAAACAAACTGCGGCGTGCGGGCCGCATGCGGTCTCTTAGTGgtaaaattgcatatttttgcGGGTTTTTGATGACATGTTGTTGAAATGGGCACTCAAAAAATCATTCCGACTCATAATT
This genomic interval from Arctopsyche grandis isolate Sample6627 chromosome 8, ASM5162203v2, whole genome shotgun sequence contains the following:
- the Mlp60A gene encoding muscle LIM protein at 60A isoform X5 — encoded protein: MPFKPIENPKCPKCSKSVYAAEERVAGGLKFHKMCFKCGMCSKLLDSTNCTEHEGELFCKNCHARKYGPKGYGFGGGAGCLSMDTGAHIAGEGAAE